The genomic DNA CAAGGCACAGCAGCATCATGGAAAGCCTCCGTCGGGCATCCCATGATGATAATGAAACGAGCGGGAATGATTACAGGGTTTTGAGTCGTGCTTGGATCACGGTGAAGGGCAGTGCGGGTATTTATAATGAGAGAGCATGCATCTTTATGGATACACATGGTTGAAGGATTGCAGCTCAAGATTGTGATCGAGAACACCACCAGCCATCACAAACCCGGGCTCCGGGGGCAGCACGGTCTCTCCGTACTGATCGAGGCAGACCTCGGCTCAGAGAGCATGTGCATTCTCATGGATACTGGAGCATCTTCAGATGTGCTGCTCCACAACATGGATGTGCTTGGCATCGATTCAGATGATATAGATCTGATATTCCTCAGCCACGGGCATTACGATCACACTGGCGGTTTGATGGGTCTGCTGAAACATATGAAACGCCATGTGCCGATCCTGGCTCATCCCGGGATCTTCGCTCCAAAGCTCAGGTCCGAACCCTTCCTGAGGAGCATAGGCATTCCATTCACACGATGCGAGGCTGAAGGCGCAGGGGCTGTGTTGCTGCTGTCGAGAACCCCTGTGACGCTTGCCCCGGGTATAATGACGACAGGAGAGGTCGAAAGAAGAACGTCATTCGAGAGGGTCGAGGGGTTCTGGACAATAGTTGATGGGACCTACCGGGAGGACAGAATTGATGATGATCAGGCCCTAGTAATTAGCATCGAGAATCGCGGTCTGGTCGTGATATCAGGATGCGCGCACTCCGGGATTGTAAACATCGTCGATCAGGCGAGGAGGCTCACAGACTCAAATGCAATATGCGCGGTGATCGGGGGCTTCCACCTCATGGGATCTGAGGACGAGCGGATCCGCAGGACCGCTGGGGCTCTGCTCGATCTGGATCCCGAGATCGTGCGGCCAGGCCACTGCACAGGCTCCCGTGCGATCTCACAGTTGCAGGAGATCCTGGGGGACCGATGCCGGCCGCTCTTCACAGGGGATGTCATAGAGATATGATCGCTTTCGGGCCGGTACCATCAAGAAGGCTCGGCATGAGCCTTGGAGTCAACAACATCCCACCGAAAATATGCACATACTCCTGCATATACTGCCAGGTGGGACGCACGCTTGGTCTCAGCGTGGAACGGCGTGGATTCTATCCGCCGGCTCGGGTGCTGAACGAGGTCGAGAGAAAGATATCAGATGCAGGGGATGTGAGGGTAGATTACATCACATTCGTCCCCGATGGTGAGCCGACCCTCGATCTGAATATAGGGAAGGAGATCGATCTCCTCAGAACTCTTGGGCTCAGGGTGGCAGTCATATCCAACGCATCGCTTCTCTGGAGGCCCGATGTGAGAGAAGATCTCATGAGCGCTGATCTCGTCTCGATCAAGATCGATGCTGCAGATGATGGAATGTGGAGGAGAATCAACAGACCGCATCACTCGCTGAAGCTCAGAACGATTCTGGATGGCATCCGCGAGTTTGCAGCCGATTACAGTGGCAGGCTCATAACAGAGAGCATGCTGATCAAGGATATGAACGACTGTGATGAATCGCTGAGAGGCATCGCGGAGTTCCTCTCAGAGATAAGTCCTGCAACAACGTATCTATCAGCTCCGATCAGACCGCCTGCAGAGAGATGGGTGCTTCCTCCTGTGGAGGAAAGGCTCAATGCAGCATACCAGATCATGAGCGAGTTCCTGGATCACGTCGAGCTTCTTGTGAGCCCTGAAAGTGATCTGTTTGTATCATCCGGAGACGTCGGGAGTGATATCCTCAGC from Methanothrix thermoacetophila PT includes the following:
- a CDS encoding MBL fold metallo-hydrolase, producing the protein MVEGLQLKIVIENTTSHHKPGLRGQHGLSVLIEADLGSESMCILMDTGASSDVLLHNMDVLGIDSDDIDLIFLSHGHYDHTGGLMGLLKHMKRHVPILAHPGIFAPKLRSEPFLRSIGIPFTRCEAEGAGAVLLLSRTPVTLAPGIMTTGEVERRTSFERVEGFWTIVDGTYREDRIDDDQALVISIENRGLVVISGCAHSGIVNIVDQARRLTDSNAICAVIGGFHLMGSEDERIRRTAGALLDLDPEIVRPGHCTGSRAISQLQEILGDRCRPLFTGDVIEI
- a CDS encoding radical SAM protein produces the protein MIAFGPVPSRRLGMSLGVNNIPPKICTYSCIYCQVGRTLGLSVERRGFYPPARVLNEVERKISDAGDVRVDYITFVPDGEPTLDLNIGKEIDLLRTLGLRVAVISNASLLWRPDVREDLMSADLVSIKIDAADDGMWRRINRPHHSLKLRTILDGIREFAADYSGRLITESMLIKDMNDCDESLRGIAEFLSEISPATTYLSAPIRPPAERWVLPPVEERLNAAYQIMSEFLDHVELLVSPESDLFVSSGDVGSDILSITAVHPMREVALRDLLARRGEDWMLVERLLKSGTLMETTYRGEKFYIRRIESS